AGAGCAAATGGCCGCATATCGAGGTCTTTAACACCATCTGCAACGCCACCACCCAGCGCCAGGATGCGATCATGGAGATGGCCCCGATAGTAGACATGATTCTGGTGGTCGGCTCGCAGACTTCGGCCAACTCAAAACGGCTGGCCAGTATCTCAGATGATCTTTGCGGAACGGGTGTTTTAATTGAATCGGCAGCCGACATCAAGCCGGAATGGTTTGGCGCCAATACCGGTGTGGCCAATGTCGGCGTCTCAGCCGGCGCCTCGACCCCGCAGTTTCTTGTCGACGATGTGGTCTCGCGGCTGGTAGAACTGGCCGACAAGCCAATCGACATCGTTCGCCTTAAAGATACCGAGCGCCCAAAAAGAGTGAAGGCAAAGGCCAACTGATCGCTTTGGACCCCATCGCCACTGGGGCCCATAGCTTGACAATTGGCGGGCCCCGCTCTATCATTGTCTGCCATGACCGAAACGACCCAAATACAGCTATCCGTCAACGACGTTCCACATTCACTTGAGGTGTCTTCGGACGAATCGCTGCTGGATATCCTGCGCGACCGCTTACAGTTGAAAGGAACCAAGTGCGGCTGCGATGTCGGTACTTGCGGTTGTTGCACGGTGATCCTGAACGGCAAGGCGGTTCGCTCCTGCTCGGTCGCACCGAAAGATGTGCAGGGAGCTAAAGTCGAGACTATCGAAAGCCTGTCATCCACCGGTAAGCTGCATCCTTTGCAGCAGGCTTTTATCGACCGGCAGGGCTGCCAGTGTGGGTTCTGCACACCGGGCGTAATCATGGCGGCCAAAGCCCTTTTGGATGACGACCCGAAACCGGGCGACCGCGCCATCAAACATGCTCTGCGGACCAACCTCTGTCGCTGCACCGGCTACCAACCGATACTTGACGCCGTTAAGCAAGCCTCCGGACAGTTACCACTCGATCAACCTGCCGACGGATTGGAGTTGGTCGGCCCAGAAAAAGATACCTCATGGGTGGGGCGGTCGGTGCCGCGTCGCGACGCCGAGAGTCTTGTCACCGGTCGCGCCGAGTTCACCGACGATATTGCCGATCCGCCGGGCTGTCTCTATTTGGTCACAAAACGATCGCAGCGGGCCCACGCTATCATCAAGTCGATCGACAGCTCGGACGCTGAACAGATACCCGGCGTCGTGCGAGTGATCACGGCCAAAGACATTCCCGGTGACAATCGTTACGGCAAGATCATCCGTGACATTCCGGTGTTGGCCGAGGATCGGGTGCGGTCTTATGCCGATGCTGTCGCGCTGGTTGTCGCCGACAGTTACAAAACAGCCCGGCAGGGGTGCGATGCAATCGTAGTGCAGTATGATGACCTCGATCCACTCTTCGATCCGGAACGCGCTCTGGACGAAGACGCTCCGCAGGTCCATCCCAGGGGAAACCTGCTTTATGAGTTCAATATCATCAAGGGTGATGCCGATGAGGGCTTCGAGAGAGCCGATGTCGTCGTGGAGGATGAGTACTCCACCGGCCGTGTCGACCATGCCCAGCTTGAACCCGAGGCTGCTCTGGCCTATTTCGATGATAGCGGCAAGCTTTGCCTCAAAGCGCCGACTCAGCATGTTTTCTTTGACCGGTTGAATATTATCCGCGCTCTCGGGCTGCCAAAAGATGATGTCCGTGTAATCCAACCGCCGGTCGGTGGCGCTTTCGGCAAGCGTGAGGATGTATACGGACAAATCCACTGCGCCCTGGCGGCTTTCTTAACCCGTCGTCCGGTCCGGACGCGGTACAGCCGCGAGGAGACCTTTCAATCAACCCAAAAACGACACCCGGCCAGAATTAGAATCCGGCTGGGAGCAACCAACGATGGAAAACTGACCGCCTTCAAAGCCGACGTCCTGGCCGACACCGGGGCCTATGCTTCGTGGGGACCGAATATCCTGCGGAAGATCTGTGTGCATGTCAGCGGACCTTATGAGATTCCCAACGTGCGGGTGCACGGCCTTTCGGTGTACACCAACAACGTCTTCTGCGGCGCCATGCGGGGCTTCGGCACACCACAAGCGGTGTTTGCATCGGAATCTTTGCTGGATGCGCTGGCTGAGAAACTGAACATGGACCCGGTCGAATTGCGTCGGCTGAATTCGTTCAAGCCGGGTTCCAAAACCGCCACCGGGCAGATCGTGCAAACCACACCGGGACGCAAAACAATCGACCTCGCCGCCGACAGGATCGGATGGGACGAACAACTTGATCGCACGGTTATCGAATCTCCTCACTTACGACGGGGACGGGGGGCAGCGTCGTTGTGGTACGGGATCGGCTTTGGCGCCGGAATTCCTGATCGGGGTAACGCAGTCGTGGAACTGACCAAGGCGGGCGGGGCGCGCGTGTTTGTCTCCACGGTCGACTACGGCCAGGGTTCCAACACGATTTTCCCACAGATCGCGGCTGAGACGCTGGGTCTGAAACCCAACCATGTTGAAATGGTTACCGGCGACTCGGATACCACACCCAACTGCGGTTCAAGTGTGGCCACTCGTCAGACATTCGTCACCGGGAACGCCATCAAGATGGCCTGCGAACGACTGCACCTTGATATTCTCGCGGTCGCGGCTCAATTGCTTGAATGCAGCGCCGATCAAGTCATGCTGACGGACGGCTTTGCGACCTGTGAAAAGAGTCCTTCGCGAACGATATCCGCGGCGGAATTGTACGGATCGTTTGAACGACTCGGCAAGCCGATGCGACGCGAGTCAATCTTCAAGGGCGACAAGTACACCGAACCACTCGACCCCAATACCGGGCAGGGCAATGCCTATCACCCGATAGCCTATGGTACACAGATAGCCGAAGTAACCGTCGACACTAACACGGGCAAAGTGAAAGTCGACCGGATCGTCGCCTGCCACTACATCGGGCGGGCCATCAATCCGGAGTCGGTACGCGGGCAGGTTTTGGGAGGTATCTCGATGGGCTACGGATATGCCCTTTCCGAAGATTGCAAGAGCGTCGAAGGTGTGATCAAGGCGGACAATTTCGGCCGCTACAAGATGCACCGAATCTCCGATACTCCGCGTTACGACGTTATCCTGCTTGAGGACCCGGAACCGACCGGGCCCTTTGGCGCCATCGGAATCGGGGAACCGCCCACTGTTGCCACAGCTCCGGCTATTGCCAATGCTATCTACGACGCCGTCGGCGTGCGAATAACTTCGCTGCCGATAACAGCGCGCAAGATAAAAGCAGCCCTTGAAAAAGTAACGGTCAGCTAATGAACATCTGCGGCGTGATACCGGCGGCCGGTCGTTCCGCCCGTATGAACAGAGGCAACAAGCTACTGCTTGACTTTGGCGGGCGTACCATAATAGAGCAGACGTTGCTGAACCTGGCCGAGTCTGACATTGCATCAATACTGATAATAACCGGCTTTGAACATGACCGGCTACTGTCCGCGCTCAACTCACAGACCAGTGACCGCGTGAGTGTTGTGCACAACGAACACTGGCCGGAAGGACGCGCCTCTTCCATAAGATGCGCCGTCCGGAATTCACCGCCTGACTCGGACGCTCTGCTTTTCTTGCCCGGTGATAAACCGACTATTGGATGTTCCTTGATTAACCGATCCATGGAGCTGTTCATTAAGAAACGTCCGGCCATACTTTATGTGCAGACGCCGGCCGGTCGTGGTCATCCCATTGTTTTTGATCGAACTCTCCACAGAGAATTGGCCTTACTTGAGGGCGATCTGGTTGGCAACGAGTTGATAGAAAAACATCGCAGTCGAACGGTCGAACTTGAGGATGGTTCCGATCAATCCGACATCAACACCGACGCCGACTACCAACGGGCGCTAAAGCAAGTGACTGGGACCACGAGCTAATGGACGTCTTCGAAGCGATAGTCAGTCACCGTCGCAGCGGACGCCCCTTCGTTCTGGCCACGATCATCAAAACGCACGGTTCGTCGCCGCGTGCGGTTGGTGCCCGGATGCTGGTATTTGCCGATGGAACCATCACCGGAACTATCGGCGGAGGTCGGTTCGAGAAACTGGTTATCGACGATTGTCTGGCGATGCACGCCGGCGGGTCTGGAAATCTATTCAAGCGATATCGTTTCACACAGAACGGCGCCGATGCTATCGGCATGCAATGCGGCGGAGAGGCGGAATTGTTCATGGAGCTTTTCGATAGTCCCAATCGACTGGTAGTTTTCGGCGCGGGTCATGTTGGACGCCAGATCGTGCAACTGGTGCAAGGTCTGGATTTCAGTGTAATGGTTGTCGATGATCGCATGAACCTGCTGGCTGATTTGGGGCCGGAGGTATCCACTGTTTTGACCGATGCCGGATATGAGAAAGACCTGCCGCCGGTTGATGAAAAGAGTTACGTTGTGGTGGTCAGCCGTTCACACCAGTGCGACCGGGCGATCCTGCTGCACGCGATTGACAAGAACTGCGCTTACATAGGCGTGATTGGTTCCAAAGCCAAAATAGCAAAACATCTCGATTATCTGAAGTCTCAGGGCGTTGGAGAGGATGCGCTAAAGCGCCTGTCTGCACCGATCGGGCTTGACATCAAGGCTGAAGGTCCGCGTGAGATAGCCATAGCTATCGTCGCCCAACTGGTCGCCGTCAAGAACAGAACGCAGATCGATTAGTTATCGCAATGAGCGTGTCGAGCAAGTTGTGTACGCGACCCGACGTTATTGAGTGGCACCCTCAAAGCCGCTTTGGGGGTGACAGGCAAGCCTGTTTCTCGCGCTTCGCGCGCTGGCAACCTCACCCTGAGCGGAGTCTAAGGGTGTATTACTGCGCCGATCGCCGCCCCAAACGAGGTTTGAGGCAAGACCAAAAACACTCGGCTGTAAGAAATGTCAATACAATCGCATAAGGTCAGCAAGCTGATTGTCGTCCGGGGCGCGGGTGAGATGGCCTCCGGCGTGATTCATCGGCTGCACACAGATGGCTGTAAGGTCTTAGCACTTGAACAGACCCGACCAACATGCGTGCGGCGGGCCGTCTGCTTTGCCGAGGCTGTATTCGAGCGCGAGGTTGCCGTTGAGGCTGTGACAGCGCGGCTGGTAGAACCATCGGACCTCGACATCGATTCGACGCAGGCGTTCGTTCCGCTGCTGATAGACCCCGCTGCCTCGGCGGTGCAGCGGCTGAATCCGGCTGTGTTGATTGATGCCCGCATGACCAAGCTTGAATCAGACTGCTCAACAGATATGGCTCCTTTGGTAATCGGGCTGGGTCCCGGATTCTATGCCGGGCGAAACTGTCATGCGGCTGTCGAAACCAACCGTGGACCCGAGCTCGGACAGGTCATACTCAAAGGCGAAGCCCAACCATACACCGGACAGCCAGCTGAAGTTCAAGGGATTTCCCTCAAGCGTGTACTGCGTGCGCCGTGCGATGGAAAGCTGACGACTGTCGTCAACATCGGCGACTTGGTCAGCCCTGGTCGCAAGATTGGCCGCGTGGCGGACACGCCGATACAGGCCGAAATCGGCGGAGTTGTGCGCGGTTTATTGCGTGGCGGCACCACCATCTCTCAGGACCAGAAAGTGGGCGATATCGACCCGCGAGGAGACTCTAAACTCTGCTTTCGCATTTCAGATAAAGCCAGGGCAATAGCCGGGGGCGTCGTTGAGGCCCTGACCAGGCTCGATTCTCTGCGACCAAAAGCGTAGCGATCCTGCCCTGTTTTGTCGTCCGACCGCCTGTTTATCAGGCCGATATGCCCCATAAACAAAATCCGCTTGATATCCTCGGGCCGCCTGCCTAACTTAAGCGCCTGTCGGCGAGACTACGGTTGGTATCTACACTCGGCTTTGAAAGCAGGATACGACCGACCTCTCCGGACTGCGAAGACACAATTCGAGCAAACAGGAATGTGAAACATAAAACACGGAAGAGGCAGATATGCAGTTCTTTCAACCCAAGGACCCGGCTGAGTACGATTTCAAGGAAGTGCTTTACGAGAAGAAGGACTGGGTCGCCACGATCACGATCAATCGCCCCAAGTATTACAACGCTTACAGCACACCTTGTCTGATGGAGCTAACCCAGGCCTTTACCGATGCAGCCTGGGATGACAAAGTGGGCGTGATCATCTACACCGGCGCCGGCGACAAATCGTTTTGCACCGGTGGTGATGTCAAAGAGTATGCATCGTACTATACGCAGCGGCCGCGCGACTATTTCAAGTACATGGGTATTTTCGCCGGGTACATAGAGGCCATCCTGAAATGTGGCAAGCCGGTCATTTGTCGACTCAACGGCATGGCCGTCGGCGGCGGTAACGAATCGCACATGGCTTGCGACCTGTCGATCATGGCCGACGATACGTTTATCGGACAGATCGGCACCAATGTCGGTTCGGTCGCCTGCGGTGGCGCTACTCAGTGGCTGCCGATTTTTGTCGGCGACCGCCGCGCCCGTGAGATTCTCTATCTCAATGAACGTATCAAGGCAGACAAGGCTCTTGACTGGGGCCTGGTGAACAAAGTCGTACCGCGCGAGAAACTCGATGAAGCCTGCCGAGAGATGGCTGAAAAGATGCTCAACAAATTCCCGGAGTGTATGCGCTACACCAAGAGTTCGGTCAACTATTGGAAGGAGCAGGTCTGGTTCCAAACTATCGGCCATGCTCGCGACTGGCTGACTTTGCACTTTTCATCGTGGGAACCGAACGAGGGGATGGCCGCTTTTGTCGAAAAGCGCGCCTCCGACTACATGGGGCTGCGCCAGCGGGCCGCCGACGGTGGTTCCTCAGAGTTCAAGTATGGGCCTTACAAGCACACCTGCCCCAAGTGCGGCGCAACGCAGCTTCCCGGGCTGCACAAGTTCTGCGG
The DNA window shown above is from Candidatus Zixiibacteriota bacterium and carries:
- a CDS encoding molybdopterin-dependent oxidoreductase, with the translated sequence MTETTQIQLSVNDVPHSLEVSSDESLLDILRDRLQLKGTKCGCDVGTCGCCTVILNGKAVRSCSVAPKDVQGAKVETIESLSSTGKLHPLQQAFIDRQGCQCGFCTPGVIMAAKALLDDDPKPGDRAIKHALRTNLCRCTGYQPILDAVKQASGQLPLDQPADGLELVGPEKDTSWVGRSVPRRDAESLVTGRAEFTDDIADPPGCLYLVTKRSQRAHAIIKSIDSSDAEQIPGVVRVITAKDIPGDNRYGKIIRDIPVLAEDRVRSYADAVALVVADSYKTARQGCDAIVVQYDDLDPLFDPERALDEDAPQVHPRGNLLYEFNIIKGDADEGFERADVVVEDEYSTGRVDHAQLEPEAALAYFDDSGKLCLKAPTQHVFFDRLNIIRALGLPKDDVRVIQPPVGGAFGKREDVYGQIHCALAAFLTRRPVRTRYSREETFQSTQKRHPARIRIRLGATNDGKLTAFKADVLADTGAYASWGPNILRKICVHVSGPYEIPNVRVHGLSVYTNNVFCGAMRGFGTPQAVFASESLLDALAEKLNMDPVELRRLNSFKPGSKTATGQIVQTTPGRKTIDLAADRIGWDEQLDRTVIESPHLRRGRGAASLWYGIGFGAGIPDRGNAVVELTKAGGARVFVSTVDYGQGSNTIFPQIAAETLGLKPNHVEMVTGDSDTTPNCGSSVATRQTFVTGNAIKMACERLHLDILAVAAQLLECSADQVMLTDGFATCEKSPSRTISAAELYGSFERLGKPMRRESIFKGDKYTEPLDPNTGQGNAYHPIAYGTQIAEVTVDTNTGKVKVDRIVACHYIGRAINPESVRGQVLGGISMGYGYALSEDCKSVEGVIKADNFGRYKMHRISDTPRYDVILLEDPEPTGPFGAIGIGEPPTVATAPAIANAIYDAVGVRITSLPITARKIKAALEKVTVS
- a CDS encoding nucleotidyltransferase family protein, encoding MNICGVIPAAGRSARMNRGNKLLLDFGGRTIIEQTLLNLAESDIASILIITGFEHDRLLSALNSQTSDRVSVVHNEHWPEGRASSIRCAVRNSPPDSDALLFLPGDKPTIGCSLINRSMELFIKKRPAILYVQTPAGRGHPIVFDRTLHRELALLEGDLVGNELIEKHRSRTVELEDGSDQSDINTDADYQRALKQVTGTTS
- a CDS encoding XdhC family protein is translated as MDVFEAIVSHRRSGRPFVLATIIKTHGSSPRAVGARMLVFADGTITGTIGGGRFEKLVIDDCLAMHAGGSGNLFKRYRFTQNGADAIGMQCGGEAELFMELFDSPNRLVVFGAGHVGRQIVQLVQGLDFSVMVVDDRMNLLADLGPEVSTVLTDAGYEKDLPPVDEKSYVVVVSRSHQCDRAILLHAIDKNCAYIGVIGSKAKIAKHLDYLKSQGVGEDALKRLSAPIGLDIKAEGPREIAIAIVAQLVAVKNRTQID
- the yqeB gene encoding selenium-dependent molybdenum cofactor biosynthesis protein YqeB; translated protein: MSIQSHKVSKLIVVRGAGEMASGVIHRLHTDGCKVLALEQTRPTCVRRAVCFAEAVFEREVAVEAVTARLVEPSDLDIDSTQAFVPLLIDPAASAVQRLNPAVLIDARMTKLESDCSTDMAPLVIGLGPGFYAGRNCHAAVETNRGPELGQVILKGEAQPYTGQPAEVQGISLKRVLRAPCDGKLTTVVNIGDLVSPGRKIGRVADTPIQAEIGGVVRGLLRGGTTISQDQKVGDIDPRGDSKLCFRISDKARAIAGGVVEALTRLDSLRPKA
- a CDS encoding enoyl-CoA hydratase/isomerase family protein, producing MQFFQPKDPAEYDFKEVLYEKKDWVATITINRPKYYNAYSTPCLMELTQAFTDAAWDDKVGVIIYTGAGDKSFCTGGDVKEYASYYTQRPRDYFKYMGIFAGYIEAILKCGKPVICRLNGMAVGGGNESHMACDLSIMADDTFIGQIGTNVGSVACGGATQWLPIFVGDRRAREILYLNERIKADKALDWGLVNKVVPREKLDEACREMAEKMLNKFPECMRYTKSSVNYWKEQVWFQTIGHARDWLTLHFSSWEPNEGMAAFVEKRASDYMGLRQRAADGGSSEFKYGPYKHTCPKCGATQLPGLHKFCGMCGATLEG